The Treponema succinifaciens DSM 2489 region CCCTCATCTTCTTGATTTTGAAACGCTCTCAAAAGAAGCGCGGAAACTTGCCTGCACTTCCTGGATTTGGGGAATAATGCCGAAAACTGAAAACGCCGCCCGGAACGTGAATCTTTACAGCGGATACAACATTGAAAACGAAATCAGAATCACGCCGACCAAACTGAAGCCAATAAATGAGGCGAAAAACTTAGACTTTGAAGAATATGTCAAAAACTTAAAAGACGACAAAATCACGCACAAAAGCATTTTTGATATGTATCAGGATTTGCAGAAATGCGACGGCGACATTCAGGCAATGTGCTATGAATATGCAAAAAATTATTCTGACTGGAGAATTTTTGCAGAAAACCTAAGCTCGATAAAAACAAAACGCAGCGAATATATTTCGGACTATTCAAAAAGCATGTACGCCTGCGGCAATGTCAGTTTTCCGTCTTTCAGCTGCTACAACGAAAGCGAAAGAACACTGACTTTGAACGACTGGGTTTGGCGCAGAAAAGACAATGAAAGCGATTTTTCATTTGACAGCGAAGCCGAAAGAAAATGGGCGGAACTCTTGAAAGACATACGCTCCGCTTCAATTCAGCAGACAACAAGCGAACTGTTCGGCAACAAATTTCTTTGGGGAAAGAATTTTCCGTTCAATTCGGAAATAAAATTCGAATATTATCTTGACGGAAACATTCACTCATCTTACCCGGATTTTGTGATGAAAGACAAAAAAGGTCGGATTCATATTTTTGAAGTAAAAAGCGTGAACAAATCCGCCCAGCTGAACATCGACGAAGCTGAATACGCAAAAAAAGTGAACGCATTGATAAGCTGCTATCTTGAATGTTCAAGAAAAACGAATCACATTTTCTATCTTCCAGTTCTGGACAAATCGCAATGGCAGATTACAGTCCTGAAAAACGGAGAGAAAAGCACGATAGACAATATGTAGTGCCAACCAGTTTGTAAAAACGTGGATTTAGCGTCAAAATGTTAATGATAAAATTAACAGTATGGGCATTACCTCATACAAAGTGGAGACACTACATGAAAATTATAACACAAAACGAAAAGATTTTGTATATTGGGATTGATGTTCACAAGGACACCTATTCACTTTGCAGCTTTGATTTTCACAAGAATGAACTTTCTGATGAAATGACAATCAAGGCAACAACGAAAGCTGTAATAAAATACCTGGAGGCAATAAAGAAAAAGCACACTGAAAAATTCTTCAAATGGATAAAGACCGTTCAGTTCTCAGAAAAATGGATGCAGGAGGCTTTCAATGAGTATCTTGCGGAAGTTTACAGTCTGAAAGCAAAAATTGAATTGATGGATATGAAAATCAGAGAAATTGCAGAGCTAGAAATCATAAAGGATAAGGTTGATAAGCTTGTGTGTTTCTCAGGTATTGATATAACTACAGCTGTGGAAACAGTCGTGGAAATCCATGATTTTACAAGATTTGCGACGGCAGCTCAGTTCGTAAGTTATCTTGGTCTTTGTCCTGGAGAAGATTCCAGCGGAAAGACTAAGAATATGCTTCCGCTCACCAAGGCAGGAAACTGCAGAATCAGAGCGCTGTTTTGCGAGTCGGCGAAGGCAATAAAACGGACGAATCCTTACGGACAAAAATCAAAGAGGATTCTTGAAAGACAAAAGAATGCAAGTCCTGAAATTGTGGCGTATGCGGATAAGGCAACAAAACGAATCAGAACGAAGATGAGGCATCTTGAAGAACGTGGAAAAAATTACAACGTATCTTCAGCGGCTGGAGCAAGAGAGCTTGCATGTTTTGTCTGGGGAATGATGAACGGAAAAACAGCTTAGTTCATTATTCATATTTTAAGTTTTTGAAATAAAGAAAAGGTGGCGGAAACGGGGCAGATTTGAGTTATCTTCGTTTATCCTATGGGCTAAACAGTAAGAAATTACTGCGAACTCCCGCTTAATAGACAGAAAGAACTTTTGGCGGATCATTGACCTGTCGGTAATGGTGGAAACAAAGTTTCAACCTAAATCCACGAATATCAGGATGGTCTAGTGCCGAAAATCTTGATTTCTAAAGCCTTTTCTTTTTTTATATTAAAGTTTGTTTTGTCATTGACAAATGGCACAACATATCAGGAGATCCAAGAATAAAATATCAAAATATTTCCATTCCTGAAAAAGGACAAATTGTAACTGCAAATTTAGGAATGAATATGATTACACAAGGAAAATCTAGTGTAGCAGTAGGAGTTCGTATAAATAAAGAACAGCTAAATGGCTTTGTAAAAGTCGGAGATTATATGCCGACTCAAGAAAATAACGAAAAAATTGTTTTTGAGAATTATCCAAATGGAAATCATATAACAGGAAATACTTTCGGGATTACAGATTATATTTTAGTTTATTACAAAAACACTAATGAACTTAAATATGAAATGTATGGCGGAAGTATGAAAGTAAAAAACTTCAGTGATACAGTTACTAATTTTGAACTTAGAGATGTATATTCTGTTTCTGCAGATAATTTCCAACAAACATTGATTTATCTAGGAAAATCTGGTCAGACAATCAAACTCGCATATAGAGAATTTAACGGAGATTTTATAAAACCAGCTTTTTCTACTGAAGTATCATACGATTTGTCAGAAACAAAAAAAATTGGTTATATGAATTGTGAAATGGAAATTCTGGAAGCAACCAATTCTTATATAAAATATAAAGTAATAAAAAATTTTAATGATTAACCAATAAAGTCTTACTTTAAATAAGTAAAACACATAACAAAGGTTCGTAGCCGACAGGCAGTCAAGCTGCCTGCGGTACAACCAGTTGATATGGTGAGCCAAAAGTCAATATGTAAAAAACAGGAAAAGAACAGTGTCCGCTCTTGTCCGGTAGTGACCACTATGATATTCGTACATAGGCCGAGGCCCGCTCCAGGTCAATGATCTGCCGTAGAACCCTTTTGCTATGTTAACAGGAATCAGATTCTGAAAATCAGAAAATGTCCTAAAACTGGTTTCGAAGATGGTTGTTTATGTACTGCAATCCCCGAATCACTTCGTCCCCTTCCTGAAAATACCGGCCTGCTGTTTTTTTTAATTTGTTAAAACCAAGTTTTTGCATTATTTTTAGAGATATGCAAGTATTAATACAGCCATATGGCAAATCTGAGATTTCTCTATCGTTTCTGTCTGGTTTTACAGAACCTGTATTAAATGCTGTACGAAGGCTTCCCAACCGCAGGTACGAACCCTCACAAAGAATCTGGATTATACCGGATAGTCAGGAATGTATCGATTCGCTCTTACAGAATCTCTACTTAACGGGGCTTTTCACTTATGAGGATGTTAATGAAAATCAGAATTATCCGAGAAATACAAACGACGAATTAATTAATGATTATGTTCAAAATGAAACAAAAAAACTTGAAGAAGTGTTGAAGGTTCGTCATTATTCAAAATGTACAATTGACCGCTATAAAAAATGGGTTCAACTTTTTCTTACTCAAAATAGTGCATCGGAAAGCAATTGTAATAATCAGTCTGCACAGAAAGAAATAAATGAATATTTAAAGTTTCTGGCACTAAAAAAGAATGTCAGTGCATCAACGCAGAATCAGGCTCTCGCAGCGCTTCTTTTCTATTATAGATTTGTAAAAAATGAGCCTATGGAAAAATTAACGAATGTTGTCCATGCAAAGAAAAAAACAAGAATTCCTGTTGTCTTTAGCCGGCAGGAAGTTTCTAAAATCATTGGAAATCTGACAGGAACAAAAAAACTTATAGCAAAGCTTCTTTATGGAACCGGACTGAGACTAAATGAGGCTTTGTCGCTTAGAATCTTAGATTTAGATTTTGACAGAAATGAAATAATTGTTCGTCACGGAAAAGGCGACAAAGACCGCCATGTAATGATTCCCCGAACGCTCATTTGCGAATTAAAATCTCATATAGAAAATTTACGAAAAATTCACGAAGAAGATTTAAAGGCTGGTTTTGGCTCCGTAAAACTTCCCCAGGCTCTTTCTGATAAGTATCAGGGCGGAAGCAAGGAATTTAAATGGCAATGGCTTTTTCCACAAAAAAATAGATGGAAAAATCCCCAGACAGGTGAGGAAGGCAGATGGCATTTAGATGAATCACTTATGCAGCGTGCCGTAAAACAAGCCATTTTGGAAGCTGGCATCAATAAAAACGCAAGTTGCCACACCTTTCGTCATTCTTTTGCAACTCACTTGCTGGAAAACGGATACGATATAAGGACAATCCAGGAGCTTCTTGGTCACAGCGATGTGAGTACCACAATGATTTATACCCATGTCCTAAATCGCGGAGCCGGTGGTGTAATAAGTCCTCTGGATAAAATGTAAAACTTACCAGTATCCGTGTAAAAATCTGTACACATTCGTGAAAGTGTTGTATATTAAGGAATAAGTAAAATGATGTAAGATTTTACACTGACACTTTTTGCAGTGTAAACTTCTTACAACTGATACGGAGAAATTTTGTTATGCTCACAGCCCACTGGGCTGGTGAGGAGGAGTAAAAAAATGAAAAGAAATTTGATATTGATTTTTGTACTTCTGCTTGCGTTATTTAATTCTTGTCAAAATGAAACAGAAAATGGAAATCTAGTTGGAGATAAAACTTCAACTGATATTTCCGATGATGCAAAAAAAGAAAATGAAGAAGATAATATTGGAACTGCCTATATTATGAATGGTTCATTATATAATATTAATTGGTATGTTCCTGATGTTAGCAATGACACTCAATATTTTTCTTTTACAAACTCAAAAATATACTATAGATTTCATTATAATAAGAACTCTACTTTTAGTAGTTTAGGCTCATCCAAAGTTGGTAATATAACGTTTTTAAAAACAGATTTATCAAAATTTGAATATCGCTGGGATGGAAGTATAAGTGGTTCCGAAAAAACAGAAAATATTTTACTTCTCGATAAAGATGTCTTGGTTGTAAATAGTGGATTCGACTGTACAAATGAAATCGCAAAAACTCATATTTGTTATAGAGATTTATCAGCGTATACAAATGATATTCCATTTATGGGTTTTGGAAAAACTGCTCAAAACAGCTATTCCGAGTGGTTTATATTTACTCCATCTGGAAATTGCTATAAGCGATATTTAAATTTTCAAAGTAATGAATTATTAATTGTAAGTGGAACATGGGAAAAAACTGATGACCAGACATATAAAATATTTTGGTCTAAAAATAATAAAAGTAAATATGATATTTTAAGAGGGACACAGTTATATCAAAATGCAAGTGGAAATATAAGTTCTGTTCCTGTAAATTTATATGTTACAAGATATTAAATAGCATAACAAAGGTTCGTAGCCGACAGGCAGTCAAGCTGCCTGCGGTACAACCAGTTGTTATGCTTACACGCCACTGGCGTGATCTAAAGTGGAGGAATTATTTATGACTTTAACAGAAAATATTTTGAAACTATTCGAAATAGTTAATGATTTAAGGAAGAATTTTCCAAATAAAGAATTTACTTTAGATGGTCGTTTAGTTGGCGATATTGGCGAAATCTTAGTTCAAGAAAATTATGATGTTCATTTATATTCTACTTTAGAAAAAACATACGATGGCTATGATTCGTATAATAGAAAAGTTCAAATAAAGGCAACATTTAAAGATAAACTAAGTTTTCCTTGCAATAAAAGTGAAGTTCCTGATTATTACATTGGGATAAAAATTAATTCTGATGGGTCCTTTGAGGAAATTTACAATGGAAAAGGTTCTTATATTTGGGAATTAGTAAAAAGTCGACAAAAGACAAAAACTTCTTCTTTTCAAATTAGTGTTTCATCTCTGAAAAAATTAAATGATAGTGTTGATGTTTTTGATAAAATTGAAGAAAAAAATAATAAAATGAGCGAAGATTCTATTGGTTCATCAATGTATACAATTGGAGAAAGAAAAAACAATAAATATTTGAAAGAAATAGATATCTCTATACTTACTGATTCTATTATGGAAAAATATAGTAAACAGTTAGATTACTGTAATTTAGATAAAGAAGCTTTGGAGGGGAAATATTATGATAGAAAAGGATGGGTTTATTATGGAGAAGGTCCGTTCCATTGTTTTGATTTACAGATTAAAGAACTTGTAAAAAATTAGCATAACATGCACTTCAAAGCGGACGGCAAGTCAAGCTTGCCGCCGTTTAAGTGCGTAGTTATGTGGACGCCCGCACTGGGGCGCTTTTGGAGAAAGAAAAAAAATGAATGGTCCAATAGTTCTAAATATTGCTTTATGTTTGTATGGAAATGCATTTCAACAAAATGAAATAATCCCTGATTTTTTTAGTAATTCAACAGCACAATTTTGTAAGAAAATAGAATTCTCATTAATTAGAAAAAGTCTTTTAGGAAAAACGGAAAAAAAGATAATTTATGAAAATCCAAATAACTTTTTTGATAAACTTGGAGCTTTATATACTCAGTTTAATTTATATTATGAAAGTATTAATAAAAATGATGGTCTTGAAGAGAGAATGAGTGCTGGATTTATTGGTGGCGGTGGAAAGTGGAATTTAGTATCTAAAAATGAAAAAGACACTTCCGTATGGACAGCCTTTTGGGATGTTATTGATCAGAATAATCCAAATAAAAAAATATGGGGTGTAAACTATATAAAAACCGGGAATCAATATTTATGTAATGAAGATGATGATAATTATATAAATAATTTTTATTCAGCTTTAGAAGAAATCTATAATTTTACAATAAAAAAGAATGATTCTGCTTTTGCAAATTGTTTTAAAAATGCAATGACAACGTTAAATTCTAATGGAAAAGAATTATTCGGCTATCATAAAGATTTAGTTCCAAATTGTTATAAAAAAATTGAATACCTGCTTGATGCATGTCAAAGTGCTTGGGTATTCGGTGGAATGGGCTCTTGGAATGATATATGGATAGAAGATGAAAATATTTTAAATGAATATAAAATTGTATCTAATAATTTATATTCTTCGCTTATATCAACTATAATTCAAAGTGTAAATAGTGTAATATAGAGAATAACACATAACACAGGTTCGTAGCCGACAGGCAGTCAAGCTGCCTGCGGTACAACCCATTGTTAGGTGGACGCCCGCACTGGGGCGCTTTTGGAGAAAGAATGAAGAAAAGATTTATTTTTATTGCAAATTTGATTTTGGTTTCGACGGTATTTATTTCCTGTTCCAATTTTAATATATTCAAGGATATTACTTTTGGAAGCGACATGAAAAATGTGGAAAAGATTCTTTCGCAAAACAAGATAAAATATAAAACCTATCCTGCCGCCCCAATGTTGGATATAGACTTAGAAAATCCTGAAGAGATTGCTGATGCACTTAGAAATAAAAGTGCGGGATTGCTTGGCGATATGCTTTATAAAGAATCTATTTATTACTTAAAAAGTATTTGTGGTATTAATTTTCAATCACAAATATTCTTTTTTAATGATAAGTGTACTAACATAAGCCTTCGA contains the following coding sequences:
- a CDS encoding IS110 family transposase — protein: MKIITQNEKILYIGIDVHKDTYSLCSFDFHKNELSDEMTIKATTKAVIKYLEAIKKKHTEKFFKWIKTVQFSEKWMQEAFNEYLAEVYSLKAKIELMDMKIREIAELEIIKDKVDKLVCFSGIDITTAVETVVEIHDFTRFATAAQFVSYLGLCPGEDSSGKTKNMLPLTKAGNCRIRALFCESAKAIKRTNPYGQKSKRILERQKNASPEIVAYADKATKRIRTKMRHLEERGKNYNVSSAAGARELACFVWGMMNGKTA
- a CDS encoding integron integrase, producing MQVLIQPYGKSEISLSFLSGFTEPVLNAVRRLPNRRYEPSQRIWIIPDSQECIDSLLQNLYLTGLFTYEDVNENQNYPRNTNDELINDYVQNETKKLEEVLKVRHYSKCTIDRYKKWVQLFLTQNSASESNCNNQSAQKEINEYLKFLALKKNVSASTQNQALAALLFYYRFVKNEPMEKLTNVVHAKKKTRIPVVFSRQEVSKIIGNLTGTKKLIAKLLYGTGLRLNEALSLRILDLDFDRNEIIVRHGKGDKDRHVMIPRTLICELKSHIENLRKIHEEDLKAGFGSVKLPQALSDKYQGGSKEFKWQWLFPQKNRWKNPQTGEEGRWHLDESLMQRAVKQAILEAGINKNASCHTFRHSFATHLLENGYDIRTIQELLGHSDVSTTMIYTHVLNRGAGGVISPLDKM
- a CDS encoding DUF6998 domain-containing protein, producing MTLTENILKLFEIVNDLRKNFPNKEFTLDGRLVGDIGEILVQENYDVHLYSTLEKTYDGYDSYNRKVQIKATFKDKLSFPCNKSEVPDYYIGIKINSDGSFEEIYNGKGSYIWELVKSRQKTKTSSFQISVSSLKKLNDSVDVFDKIEEKNNKMSEDSIGSSMYTIGERKNNKYLKEIDISILTDSIMEKYSKQLDYCNLDKEALEGKYYDRKGWVYYGEGPFHCFDLQIKELVKN